A genomic segment from Propionibacteriaceae bacterium ZF39 encodes:
- a CDS encoding MmgE/PrpD family protein codes for MDDLSLARALVRTLTGRLVDRCLPSEPARVGRTLVADSVGITLAAATEGLADRLQAGLGAPGPVAAAFVHSAMAHTLDFDDIHDRARLHATTVTFPAALAVAQDDTPWDEVVAAAMLGSELMCRIGAACAPGGTGSGSSWFLTQLLGYAGAALASGLILGLKEDALVSALGLAYMQSAGGKEPAFGVGSSARSLYPAFAAMGGVTAARLASVGVDGPEGSLDGIAGLLPLYLDLPVAEELRARLLRSEWVFPATLTKPWPCCRLSHSYVAAALQLGASSIDHINTLAIGVNASAERLCVPLAARQRPATLHDAKYSIPFVTAATLVHGPPRWRP; via the coding sequence ATGGATGATCTGTCGCTCGCCCGCGCACTGGTGCGCACGCTTACCGGCCGACTTGTCGACCGCTGCCTGCCTTCAGAACCCGCGCGCGTCGGGCGTACGCTCGTCGCCGATTCGGTCGGGATCACCTTGGCCGCGGCGACCGAGGGGCTCGCCGACCGCCTGCAGGCGGGGCTCGGGGCGCCGGGGCCGGTGGCGGCGGCGTTCGTGCACAGTGCGATGGCCCATACGCTCGACTTCGACGACATCCACGACCGGGCCCGGCTCCACGCCACGACCGTGACGTTTCCGGCGGCTCTGGCCGTGGCACAGGACGACACGCCGTGGGACGAGGTGGTCGCCGCCGCTATGCTCGGCAGCGAGCTGATGTGTCGGATCGGGGCCGCCTGCGCGCCCGGCGGCACCGGGTCGGGATCGTCGTGGTTCCTGACACAGTTGCTGGGATATGCCGGAGCCGCTCTTGCCTCCGGTCTGATCCTCGGGCTCAAGGAAGATGCGCTGGTATCCGCGCTGGGGCTGGCCTACATGCAGAGCGCCGGCGGCAAGGAGCCCGCCTTCGGCGTCGGGTCGTCGGCTCGGTCGCTCTATCCGGCCTTTGCCGCGATGGGTGGCGTGACCGCTGCCAGGCTTGCCAGTGTCGGAGTCGATGGACCCGAGGGATCGCTCGACGGCATCGCCGGGCTGTTGCCGCTTTATCTCGACCTGCCCGTGGCCGAGGAGCTGCGGGCCCGGTTGCTTCGGAGCGAGTGGGTGTTTCCTGCCACCCTGACCAAGCCCTGGCCCTGTTGCCGGTTGTCGCATTCCTATGTGGCCGCGGCGCTGCAGCTGGGGGCGAGTTCCATCGATCACATCAATACACTCGCCATCGGCGTGAACGCCTCGGCCGAACGCCTGTGCGTCCCTTTGGCTGCGCGGCAGCGCCCGGCGACGCTGCA